A single region of the Lotus japonicus ecotype B-129 chromosome 4, LjGifu_v1.2 genome encodes:
- the LOC130714926 gene encoding probable sphingolipid transporter spinster homolog 2, with the protein MAQHEAKPETLSSSPKPEPSAEPDMATKSTMIPATSWFTPKRLLAIFCVINMLNYLDRGAIASNGVNGSRGTCTKGGTCTSGTGIQGDFNLNNFEDGVLSSAFMVGLLIASPIFASLAKSVNPFRLIGVGLSVWTGATFCCGFSFNFWTIALCRMLVGVGEASFISLAAPFIDDNAPVSQKTAWLAIFYMCIPAGYAVGYIYGGLVGSHFGWRWAFFTEAVLMLPFAILGFVMKPLQLKGFVPADSKKALTSETVGSEVQDVDASNGKDESLSMKAEFGAKSSHEPSESISAISRFLKDMKELLLNKVFVVTVLGYIAYNFVIGAYSYWGPKAGYSIYNMTNADMIFGGITVVCGILGTLAGGFVLDFMDNTLSNAFKVLSLSTLIGGAFCFGAFLFKSMYGFLAFFAIGELLVFATQGPVNYVCLHSVKPSLRPLSMAVSTVAIHIFGDVPSSPLVGVVQDNINNWRTTALILTTIFFPAAIIWFIGIFMHSVDRFNEDSEDQVSSVERTTTAPLLQEKTGQTSALQEC; encoded by the exons ATGGCACAACATGAAGCAAAACCTGAGACTTTGTCTTCTTCCCCTAAACCTGAGCCTTCTGCGGAGCCAGACATGGCTACCAAGTCCACTATGATTCCGGCAACTTCATGGTTTACACCCAAGAG GTTACTGGCTATATTTTGTGTGATTAACATGTTAAACTATTTGGACCGAGGAGCGATAGCGAGCAATGGGGTTAATGGAAGTCGTGGAACTTGCACAAAAGGTGGTACCTGCACGTCTGGAACCGGAATACA GGGTGATTTCAACTTGAACAATTTTGAGGATGGAGTTCTATCATCTGCATTTATGGTTGGACTTCTTATTGCTTCTCCAATATTCGCATCTCTAGCAAAGAG TGTAAACCCTTTTAGACTTATTGGAGTTGGATTGTCAGTTTGGACTGGTGCAACCTTTTGTTGtggtttttctttcaatttctgGACCATTGCACTCTGTCGAAT GCTTGTTGGTGTTGGTGAGGCTTCATTTATAAGTCTTGCTGCTCCTTTCATTGATGACAATGCCCCGGTTTCACAG AAAACGGCGTGGCTTGCTATATTTTACATGTGCATACCTGCTGGATATGCAGTGGGCTATATCTATGGTGGTTTG gtAGGAAGTCATTTTGGTTGGCGTTGGGCATTTTTTACGGAGGCTGTATTGATGCTTCCATTTGCTATTTTGGGATTTGTTATGAAGCCTTTGCAGTTGAAAG GTTTTGTCCCTGCTGATTCTAAGAAGGCGCTGACATCTGAGACAGTAGGGTCTGAAGTTCAAG ATGTCGATGCTTCAAATGGAAAAGATGAATCATTGTCCATGAAGGCAGAGTTCGGAGCTAAAAGCTCACATGAACCTTCCGA GTCAATATCTGCAATCTCAAGATTTCTGAAAGACATGAAAGAACTTTTGCTTAATAAGGTTTTTGTCGTCACTGTTCTAG GTTACATAGCATACAACTTTGTCATAGGTGCTTACTCGTATTGGGGTCCCAAAGCTGGTTATAGCATATATAACATG ACTAATGCAGATATGATATTCGGAGGAATTACAGTTGTATGTGGAATTTTGGGCACTTTAGCAGGAGGCTTTGTTCTTGATTTCATGGATAACACCCTTTCAAATGCATTTAAG GTTCTCTCATTGTCAACATTAATTGGCGGTGCATTTTGCTTTGGTGCCTTCTTATTTAAAAGCATGTATGGCTTCTTAGCCTTTTTTGCCATTGGTGAACTACTTGTTTTTGCCACTCAG GGTCCGGTGAATTATGTATGTCTTCATAGTGTTAAACCAAGTTTGCGGCCGCTATCAATGGCAGTGTCTACTGTTGCTATTCATATCTTTGGAGATGTACCTTCCTCGCCTCTTGTTGGTGTTGTACAG GATAATATTAACAACTGGAGAACTACTGCGCTGATCCTAACAACTATATTTTTTCCAGCAGCTATAATATGGTTTATAG GAATATTTATGCATAGTGTGGATAGATTTAATGAAGACAGTGAGGATCAAGTATCAAGTGTTGAAAGGACAACCACAGCACCATTGCTTCAAGAGAAGACAGGACAAACATCAGCATTACAAGAATGCTGa
- the LOC130711302 gene encoding probable protein S-acyltransferase 23 isoform X1 has product MASSEIEVVVSSDSNPNNNDQLPTFDVLTASAHGDLHKLKTFVEQDGASVSVPDANGYYALQLASLNNFHEIVHYLIQHGADVNAKDKMQQTALHWAAVHGSIAAADVLLENGARVEAADINGYRVLFSLCHIFLNGYRAVHVAAQYGQTAFLNHIVVKYHADFDVPDNDGRSPLHWAAYKGFPDTIRLLLFRDASQGRQDKDGSTPVHWAALGGHAETCAVLVHAGTKKELMVKDNAGFTPVQLAYDKGHRLVAHFLSNQQRADRNNWRGKLCSGMMVDSGYAPILLCTIVFVTILFFNSVVAAPNLKKITAVVGLWAWTALSLATGSLYMFYRCSCKDPGYIKRPGDLGAPSDTEDPLLNIDLNSSSVWMGNWSQLCPTCKIIRPVRSKHCPTCKRCVEQFDHHCPWISNCVGKRNKRDFFIFICMEFLASFLAGAIAIQRIWTSIPGFPEGETWIHHVVVRHPGLVTFLVMDTVIFIAATTLTITQASTIARNLTTNEVANSTRYQYLRGPDGRLRNPYNHGCWKNCADFLFLGYTNDDDIAWTPLQQVAT; this is encoded by the exons ATGGCTTCATCGGAGATCGAGGTGGTGGTGTCATCGGATTCCAATCCCAACAACAACGACCAGCTTCCCACATTCGACGTCCTCACTGCCTCTGCTCATGGTGACCTTCACAAATTGAAGACCTTTGTGGAGCAAGATGGCGCTTCTGTCTCTGTTCCCGATGCTAATGGCTACTATGCTCTTCAATTGGCTTCCCTTAACAACTTCCATGAAATTGTCCATTATCTCATTCAG CATGGGGCTGATGTCAATGCTAAAGATAAAATGCAACAAACGGCATTGCATTGGGCGGCAGTTCATGGTTCAATTGCAGCTGCTGATGTGCTATTGGAGAATGGTGCTCGGGTCGAAGCTGCAGATATAAATGGATACAGGGTATTGTTCTCCCTTTGTCATATATTCTTAAATGGATACAGG GCAGTTCATGTTGCTGCACAATATGGACAGACAGCTTTCTTAAATCACATTGTTGTTAAGTACCATGCTGATTTTGATGTGCCTGATAATGACGGGAGGAGTCCTCTTCACTG GGCTGCATATAAAGGATTTCCTGATACAATAAGATTGCTTCTATTTAGAGATGCAAGTCAAGGAAGACAAGATAAAGATG GTAGTACACCAGTGCACTGGGCTGCTTTAGGAGGACATGCAGAGACATGTGCTGTTCTTGTGCATGCAGGCACAAAGAAAGAATTAATGGTGAAGGACAATGCAGGATTCACTCCTGTACAGCTTGCATATGATAAAGGTCATCGGCTTGTCGCCCACTTCCTT TCTAATCAACAAAGGGCTGATAGAAACAACTGGAGAGGTAAACTTTGTAGTGGGATGATGGTTGATAGTGGTTATGCTCCCATTTTATTGTGTACTATAGTCTTTGTCACGATCCTCTTCTTCAACTCAGTCGTTGCAG CTCCCAACCTTAAAAAGATTACTGCTGTTGTTGGACTTTGGGCGTGGACAGCTCTTTCGCTAGCAACTGGTTCCTTGTATATGTTTTATAGGTGTAGCTG TAAAGATCCAGGTTATATAAAACGCCCGGGAGACTTGGGTGCTCCGAGTGACACAGAG GATCCTTTATTGAATATTGATCTGAATAGTTCTTCGGTTTGGATGGGAAATTGGTCTCAGCTTTGCCCTACCTGCAAG ATAATAAGACCTGTACGATCTAAACATTGCCCTACTTGTAAACGTTGTGTGGAACAGTTTGACCACCATTGTCCATGGATATCTAACTGTGTTGGGAAG AGGAACAAAAGggatttctttatttttatctgCATGGAATTTTTGGCATCTTTCCTTGCTGGTGCTATTGCAATTCAAA GAATTTGGACATCAATACCAGGATTTCCAGAAGGAGAAACATGGATCCATCATGTGGTAGTAAGACATCCAGGTCTTGTTACATTTTTGGTGATGGACACAGTTATCTTCATTGCAGCTACGACTTTAACGATAACACAGGCTTCCACG ATTGCTCGTAATTTGACGACAAATGAAGTAGCAAATTCAACCCGTTATCAGTATCTTCGTGGTCCCGATGGCCGGCTCAGAAACCCTTACAATCATGGTTGTTGGAAGAATTGTGCTGATTTCCTATTTCTGGGCTATACAAATGATGATGACATTGCTTGGACTCCATTACAACAGGTTGCAACTTAA
- the LOC130714517 gene encoding L-galactose dehydrogenase has product MELRELGRTGLKLSTVGFGASPLGNVFGTVPEEQAIASVRFAFQSGINFFDTSPFYGGTLSETVLGKALKALNVPRSDYIVATKCGRYKEGFDFSAERVTKSVEESLERLQLDYVDILQCHDIEFGSLNQIVEETIPALQKLKEAGKTRFIGITGLPLEIYSYVLDRVPPGTLDVVLSYCHHCINDTTLEDLVPYLKSKGVGVINASPLAMGLLTEAGPPEWHPASAELKSACQAAATHCKEKGKNISKLALQYSLVNKDITSVLVGMRSVEQVEENVAAARELAASGIDEETLSEVENILKPVKNQSWPSGIQQS; this is encoded by the exons ATGGAGCTTCGTGAACTCGGAAGAACCGGACTGAAGCTCAGCACAGTCGGGTTCGGAGCCTCCCCTCTCGGCAACGTCTTCGGCACCGTCCCCGAAGAACAAGCCATCGCCTCCGTTCGCTTCGCCTTCCAATCCGGCATCAACTTCTTCGACACTTCACC ATTCTACGGTGGAACACTATCAGAAACAGTGCTGGGAAAAGCACTGAAAGCGTTGAATGTTCCGCGAAGCGATTACATTGTAGCAACGAAATGCGGAAGGTACAAAGAGGGGTTCGATTTCAGCGCAGAAAGGGTCACCAAAAGTGTCGAAGAAAGCTTGGAGAGGTTGCAGCTTGATTATGTTGACATTCTTCAATGCCATGACATTGAATTCGGATCGTTGAACcag ATTGTTGAGGAGACGATTCCGGCGCTGCAGAAATTGAAGGAAGCTGGGAAGACTAGGTTCATTGGCATTACTGGGCTTCCTTTGGAGATTTACAGTTATGTGCTGGATAGGGTTCCGCCGGGAACCCTGGATGTGGTGTTGTCGTATTGTCATCATTGTATAAACGACACGACGTTGGAGGATTTAGTGCCGTATCTGAAGTCCAAAGGTGTTGGTGTTATCAATGCTTCTCCTCTGGCAATGGGCCTGCTAACTGAGGCTGGGCCTCCCGAGTGGCATCCGGCTTCGGCAGAACTCAAG TCTGCGTGTCAAGCTGCTGCAACCCATTGTAAAGAGAAGGGAAAGAACATTTCAAAGTTAGCACTGCAGTACAGCTTGGTAAATAAGGATATCACATCGGTGCTTGTTGGCATGAGATCTGTTGAACAG GTGGAGGAAAATGTTGCTGCCGCAAGGGAACTTGCAGCTTCTGGAATAGATGAAGAGACTCTATCAGAAGTTGAAAACATTCTAAAGCCTGTTAAAAATCAGTCATGGCCTAGTGGAATCCAGCAGAGCTGA
- the LOC130711302 gene encoding probable protein S-acyltransferase 23 isoform X2 — MASSEIEVVVSSDSNPNNNDQLPTFDVLTASAHGDLHKLKTFVEQDGASVSVPDANGYYALQLASLNNFHEIVHYLIQHGADVNAKDKMQQTALHWAAVHGSIAAADVLLENGARVEAADINGYRAVHVAAQYGQTAFLNHIVVKYHADFDVPDNDGRSPLHWAAYKGFPDTIRLLLFRDASQGRQDKDGSTPVHWAALGGHAETCAVLVHAGTKKELMVKDNAGFTPVQLAYDKGHRLVAHFLSNQQRADRNNWRGKLCSGMMVDSGYAPILLCTIVFVTILFFNSVVAAPNLKKITAVVGLWAWTALSLATGSLYMFYRCSCKDPGYIKRPGDLGAPSDTEDPLLNIDLNSSSVWMGNWSQLCPTCKIIRPVRSKHCPTCKRCVEQFDHHCPWISNCVGKRNKRDFFIFICMEFLASFLAGAIAIQRIWTSIPGFPEGETWIHHVVVRHPGLVTFLVMDTVIFIAATTLTITQASTIARNLTTNEVANSTRYQYLRGPDGRLRNPYNHGCWKNCADFLFLGYTNDDDIAWTPLQQVAT; from the exons ATGGCTTCATCGGAGATCGAGGTGGTGGTGTCATCGGATTCCAATCCCAACAACAACGACCAGCTTCCCACATTCGACGTCCTCACTGCCTCTGCTCATGGTGACCTTCACAAATTGAAGACCTTTGTGGAGCAAGATGGCGCTTCTGTCTCTGTTCCCGATGCTAATGGCTACTATGCTCTTCAATTGGCTTCCCTTAACAACTTCCATGAAATTGTCCATTATCTCATTCAG CATGGGGCTGATGTCAATGCTAAAGATAAAATGCAACAAACGGCATTGCATTGGGCGGCAGTTCATGGTTCAATTGCAGCTGCTGATGTGCTATTGGAGAATGGTGCTCGGGTCGAAGCTGCAGATATAAATGGATACAGG GCAGTTCATGTTGCTGCACAATATGGACAGACAGCTTTCTTAAATCACATTGTTGTTAAGTACCATGCTGATTTTGATGTGCCTGATAATGACGGGAGGAGTCCTCTTCACTG GGCTGCATATAAAGGATTTCCTGATACAATAAGATTGCTTCTATTTAGAGATGCAAGTCAAGGAAGACAAGATAAAGATG GTAGTACACCAGTGCACTGGGCTGCTTTAGGAGGACATGCAGAGACATGTGCTGTTCTTGTGCATGCAGGCACAAAGAAAGAATTAATGGTGAAGGACAATGCAGGATTCACTCCTGTACAGCTTGCATATGATAAAGGTCATCGGCTTGTCGCCCACTTCCTT TCTAATCAACAAAGGGCTGATAGAAACAACTGGAGAGGTAAACTTTGTAGTGGGATGATGGTTGATAGTGGTTATGCTCCCATTTTATTGTGTACTATAGTCTTTGTCACGATCCTCTTCTTCAACTCAGTCGTTGCAG CTCCCAACCTTAAAAAGATTACTGCTGTTGTTGGACTTTGGGCGTGGACAGCTCTTTCGCTAGCAACTGGTTCCTTGTATATGTTTTATAGGTGTAGCTG TAAAGATCCAGGTTATATAAAACGCCCGGGAGACTTGGGTGCTCCGAGTGACACAGAG GATCCTTTATTGAATATTGATCTGAATAGTTCTTCGGTTTGGATGGGAAATTGGTCTCAGCTTTGCCCTACCTGCAAG ATAATAAGACCTGTACGATCTAAACATTGCCCTACTTGTAAACGTTGTGTGGAACAGTTTGACCACCATTGTCCATGGATATCTAACTGTGTTGGGAAG AGGAACAAAAGggatttctttatttttatctgCATGGAATTTTTGGCATCTTTCCTTGCTGGTGCTATTGCAATTCAAA GAATTTGGACATCAATACCAGGATTTCCAGAAGGAGAAACATGGATCCATCATGTGGTAGTAAGACATCCAGGTCTTGTTACATTTTTGGTGATGGACACAGTTATCTTCATTGCAGCTACGACTTTAACGATAACACAGGCTTCCACG ATTGCTCGTAATTTGACGACAAATGAAGTAGCAAATTCAACCCGTTATCAGTATCTTCGTGGTCCCGATGGCCGGCTCAGAAACCCTTACAATCATGGTTGTTGGAAGAATTGTGCTGATTTCCTATTTCTGGGCTATACAAATGATGATGACATTGCTTGGACTCCATTACAACAGGTTGCAACTTAA